Proteins from a genomic interval of Oncorhynchus clarkii lewisi isolate Uvic-CL-2024 chromosome 15, UVic_Ocla_1.0, whole genome shotgun sequence:
- the LOC139367222 gene encoding leucine-rich repeat-containing protein 14: MVLPLVNLCAKEVVSDHSSSPGWLGCVPRELYRPLLEAAFTNCRPLAVGELVQRWPERTLRAGGRRQGQSPPNRLCVQALLLAVVRGLSDKRCALQVLDLCGLQCEEGGVGDPMGGWSLTVALSTMVVQARTAAQKALGREGERERKRVLAMERERDVVKRERGGGLEEGEGGGLLVESVRKEKEETSGCLREDQQVKGVRRRMEMERRKESAAVAAVAGGKGEADSEVDSEVVVCVRADLFVNARSWERVRAALGTAGPLKLQCRYVRVEELSVSSIGSLLDLLPRHVLLGVDIRYSCLGVAGLALLLPQLSMFPMLSSLRLHYCNLDIRRDMAGQEGAMKDMSQGLGKLSQLRRLSLTALRLPGHLRMLLSSFPQPLEVLELPYLSLTPADLSYLSCSPHASSLQQLDLSENRLDELALPSVRRLLSQASSCLMQLSLSGCGLTDGLLAAMLPSLSCCRGLKSLGLALNPLSLAGLLDLVRTAVRMPSLRQLLYPNPLEDYQPGLPPMPSSAQLLDWPLDELVEVHEATSLQLDRVVMESGRSDLLLTCDLLNYNKDLVEQ; this comes from the exons ATGGTGCTTCCCTTGGTGAATCTTTGTGCCAAAGAGGTTGTGAGTGATCACAGTTCCTCTCCGGGTTGGCTTGGTTGTGTACCAAGGGAACTGTACAGACCGCTTCTGGAGGCTGCCTTCACCAACTGCCGCCCGCTGGCTGTCGGGGAATTGGTGCAGCGATGGCCCGAGCGGACTCTGCGGGCTGGCGGCCGGAGGCAGGGGCAGAGTCCTCCAAATCGACTCTGTGTCCAGGCTCTCTTGCTCGCGGTGGTCAGAGGATTGTCGGACAAAAG GTGTGCTCTCCAGGTGCTGGACCTATGTGGGCTGCAgtgtgaggagggaggagtgggagacccAATGGGTGGTTGGTCACTGACCGTGGCCCTCAGCACCATGGTTGTACAGGCCAGGACTGCAGCTCAGAAGGCCctcgggagagagggggaacgggAAAGGAAGAGAGTGCTGGccatggaaagggagagagacgtgGTCAAacgagaaagaggaggagggttagaggaaggagagggaggcggGCTGCTGGTGGAGTCtgtgagaaaagagaaagaggagacatCGGGGTGTCTGCGGGAGGACCAGCAGGTgaagggggtgaggaggaggatggagatggagaggagaaaggagagtgcAGCAGTGGCAGCAGTGGCAGGTGGCAAGGGGGAGGCAGACTCTGAGGTAGACAGcgaggtggtggtgtgtgtgagggCTGACCTCTTTGTGAATGCCCGCTCCTGGGAGCGTGTGCGCGCAGCCCTGGGTACGGCAGGCCCCCTCAAGTTACAGTGCAGGTATGTCCGTGTGGAGGAGCTCTCTGTCTCCAGCATCGGATCTCTGCTAGACCTCCTACCCCGTCATGTCCTCCTGGGAGTGGACATCCGCTACAGCTGCCTGGGGGTGGCCGGcctggctctcctcctccctcagctcTCCATGTTCCCCATGCTGAGCTCCTTGCGCCTACACTATTGCAACCTGGACATCCGCAGAGACATGGCCGGCCAGGAGGGGGCAATGAAGGACATGTCCCAGGGGCTGGGGAAGCTCAGTCAGCTGCGCCGCCTCAGCCTCACTGCCCTCCGGCTGCCTGGACACCTCCGCATGCTGCTCAG CTCTTTCCCTCAGCCGCTGGAGGTGCTGGAGCTTCCCTACCTGAGCCTGACCCCCGCCGACCTCTCCTATCTATCCTGCAGCCCGCACGCCTCCTCACTGCAGCAACTGGACCTGAGTGAGAACAGGCTGGATGAGTTGGCCTTGCCCTCGGTGCGTCGCCTCCTCTCCCAGGCGTCCAGCTGCCTCATGCAACTTTCCCTGAGCGGCTGTGGCCTCACCGACGGCCTGTTGGCGGCAATGCTCCCGTCGCTCAGCTGCTGCCGGGGCCTGAAGAGCCTGGGCCTCGCCTTGAACCCGCTCTCCCTGGCCGGGCTCCTGGACCTGGTGAGGACGGCAGTCAGGATGCCCTCCCTCCGACAGCTTCTGTACCCCAATCCCCTGGAGGACTACCAGCCTGGGCTGCCCCCCATGCCCTCCAGTGCCCAGCTGCTGGACTGGCCCTTGGATGAGCTGGTGGAGGTCCACGAGGCCACCAGTCTCCAACTGGACAGGGTGGTGATGGAGAGTGGCCGCTCGGACCTGTTACTGACCTGCGACCTTCTCAACTACAATAAAGACTTGGTGGAGCAGTGA